The following are encoded in a window of Bacillus sp. SORGH_AS_0510 genomic DNA:
- a CDS encoding transcriptional regulator SplA domain-containing protein, giving the protein MSMIDMNNAKPGDEVYVIYRNPHVPTVANIKSAEIVQHPKDPNALALFLNETFHVIEDDDALFSTSEAAQQAYDEHFLDSFDE; this is encoded by the coding sequence ATGAGTATGATTGATATGAATAATGCCAAACCAGGGGATGAGGTTTATGTAATTTACCGGAATCCACATGTTCCCACTGTTGCAAACATTAAATCAGCAGAAATTGTACAGCATCCTAAAGACCCTAATGCCCTTGCTTTATTTCTGAATGAAACGTTTCATGTTATTGAAGATGATGATGCCTTGTTTTCTACATCAGAAGCAGCCCAACAAGCTTATGATGAACATTTCTTGGATTCATTTGATGAATAA
- a CDS encoding PAS domain S-box protein, with protein sequence MNAMIGTFHPYFIIIAIGLTIMASYTALDMFILSRSSSQNKRLLFLGGTFSMGIGIWIMNFIGHISADTNRFASYHIPLTILSIIIGIAFTGMAFLSFYGKTVGYPHLIVGSTFLTFAVLAVHIISLYAMNVSIEYNLLLYLFSVIVIFALFFFSFWILYSSKSFTQGNQVWLKPISAIIMSISIAQGHFLLKRASIITNQVVKGANADSPFFIYLVLFVAVLIIGGLIVSSALISKQLATSDTNLKDIKAALDAAAIVAITDPYGTIIYVNDKFEEISKYKKEEILGKNHRILNSGYHSKEFFKSLWKTIQSGQIWRGEIRNKAKDGSFYWVDTTIVPFLNAKRKPVQYIAIRSDISNRKKAEDHLKETIKEINDIKFALDQSSIVAFTDARGKITSVNDKFCEISKYNREEIIGRDHNILNSGYHSKEFFKKLWKTIGEGEVWKGEIRNKAKDGTYYWVDTTIVPFLNDQGKPYQYLAIRNDITERKRTEEVLHRQDKLAAVGQLAAGVAHEIRNPLTSMKGYAEFLQLDEKDPDRMEFLNIILDEIERVNTIVEDFMVLAKPKAVELEEKNVIPVIKNVVSLLEFEARKKNVRLSFDCEHEIIQIECDENRLKQVFLNFIKNGIEAMPNGGDLQVRTVIQENNVQISIQDSGVGISKEKLKKLGEPFFTTKKNGNGLGLMVSFKIIESHNGKVFVESEPNKGTTFNILLPAKIA encoded by the coding sequence ATGAATGCAATGATTGGAACCTTTCATCCATATTTTATTATTATCGCCATTGGATTAACCATAATGGCATCATATACAGCTTTAGACATGTTTATCTTAAGCAGGTCATCTAGCCAAAATAAAAGGTTACTTTTTTTGGGTGGAACATTTTCCATGGGGATTGGCATTTGGATTATGAATTTTATAGGTCACATTTCTGCGGACACTAATAGATTTGCTAGCTATCATATTCCACTTACCATTCTCTCCATTATTATAGGAATTGCTTTTACAGGGATGGCCTTTCTTTCGTTTTATGGGAAAACGGTTGGATACCCCCATTTAATTGTAGGTAGTACTTTTTTAACGTTTGCTGTGCTTGCTGTTCATATCATTAGTTTGTATGCAATGAATGTAAGTATAGAATATAATCTCTTGTTATATCTGTTTTCGGTTATAGTAATATTCGCCTTGTTTTTCTTTTCATTTTGGATTCTATACTCGTCAAAAAGCTTTACCCAAGGTAATCAAGTTTGGTTAAAACCAATAAGTGCAATAATCATGTCAATTTCTATTGCTCAGGGGCATTTCCTTTTAAAGCGCGCATCTATTATCACTAATCAAGTAGTAAAAGGTGCGAATGCGGATAGTCCTTTTTTTATATATTTAGTATTATTTGTAGCTGTTTTGATTATTGGAGGTCTCATTGTATCAAGTGCATTAATTAGTAAGCAATTAGCAACATCAGATACGAATCTAAAGGACATTAAAGCAGCACTTGATGCTGCAGCCATCGTAGCTATTACAGATCCATACGGAACGATTATTTATGTTAATGATAAATTTGAAGAGATATCTAAATACAAAAAGGAAGAAATCCTAGGGAAAAATCACCGCATACTAAATTCAGGGTACCATTCTAAGGAATTCTTCAAAAGCTTATGGAAAACTATCCAATCAGGACAGATTTGGCGGGGGGAAATTCGTAACAAGGCAAAAGATGGCTCTTTTTATTGGGTGGATACCACGATTGTGCCGTTTTTAAATGCCAAGAGGAAACCAGTTCAGTATATTGCCATTCGATCGGATATTTCTAATAGAAAAAAAGCGGAGGACCATCTTAAAGAAACGATAAAGGAAATTAATGATATCAAATTTGCGCTAGACCAATCCTCTATTGTGGCTTTTACAGATGCGAGAGGAAAAATCACAAGTGTCAACGATAAGTTTTGTGAGATATCCAAATACAATCGTGAAGAGATTATTGGCCGAGACCATAATATTCTCAACTCCGGATACCATTCCAAGGAATTTTTTAAAAAGCTATGGAAGACTATTGGCGAAGGAGAAGTTTGGAAAGGTGAAATTAGGAATAAAGCAAAGGATGGGACTTATTATTGGGTAGATACCACTATTGTGCCTTTCTTGAATGATCAAGGAAAACCATATCAATACCTTGCGATTCGAAATGACATTACGGAGAGAAAGAGAACGGAAGAAGTACTTCATCGACAGGATAAGTTGGCTGCAGTTGGTCAATTGGCTGCAGGGGTTGCGCACGAGATTAGAAACCCACTTACTTCTATGAAAGGCTATGCTGAATTTTTACAACTGGATGAGAAAGATCCTGATAGAATGGAATTTTTAAATATTATTCTTGATGAAATTGAACGTGTGAATACGATTGTAGAGGATTTCATGGTGTTGGCAAAGCCAAAAGCAGTTGAACTTGAAGAAAAGAATGTTATTCCAGTTATAAAAAATGTAGTTTCTTTACTGGAGTTCGAAGCTAGAAAGAAAAATGTCCGCTTATCATTTGATTGTGAACATGAAATAATTCAAATTGAATGCGATGAAAATCGACTAAAGCAGGTGTTTTTAAATTTTATTAAAAATGGAATTGAAGCAATGCCAAATGGTGGAGATCTACAAGTAAGGACTGTCATTCAGGAAAATAATGTTCAAATTTCAATTCAAGACTCAGGTGTCGGAATATCGAAAGAAAAGTTAAAAAAATTAGGTGAGCCATTTTTTACTACTAAAAAGAATGGTAATGGCCTAGGTCTAATGGTGAGTTTTAAGATTATTGAAAGCCATAATGGAAAAGTATTTGTTGAAAGTGAACCGAATAAAGGAACAACTTTTAATATTTTATTACCAGCAAAAATTGCTTAA
- the yhfH gene encoding protein YhfH, with translation MLMSPVEFFRNLPKKECSECGQHMEEQAESYFMECDHCLAKKEE, from the coding sequence ATGTTAATGAGTCCGGTAGAATTTTTCCGCAACTTACCTAAGAAGGAATGTTCAGAGTGTGGTCAGCATATGGAAGAGCAAGCTGAAAGTTATTTTATGGAATGTGACCACTGCTTAGCAAAAAAAGAAGAATAG
- a CDS encoding cold-inducible protein YdjO-related protein yields the protein MFYGKRAKEEEIETILVDTEIYSCIDDSCIGWMRKDFVADDLLCPMCGNEMIEQMRELPKI from the coding sequence ATTTTTTACGGTAAAAGAGCAAAAGAAGAAGAGATTGAGACAATACTGGTAGATACTGAAATCTATTCCTGTATAGATGACTCATGCATTGGCTGGATGAGGAAAGATTTTGTTGCTGATGATTTGCTTTGTCCAATGTGCGGCAATGAAATGATTGAGCAAATGAGAGAGCTTCCAAAAATTTAA
- a CDS encoding endonuclease MutS2, which translates to MNQHTFQVLEFEKIKSCIADFALTKEGKGKIECLTPSTNQKQIEAWLDEVSEAVEILKKSASVPVHGLEGMELLINNMNKGVVLRTDQLLKLYDFLDCCGKMRRYMKDKEYYAPRVSAYVEGIEELPELASEIIRCVRNGRVDDYASKELLKVRKQITIHEERLKEKTLQLIRSNKYKSYLQESVVSQRSGRYVIPIKKEFRNKLKGTVLDTSASGSTLFIEPEEIAVYQDQLTWLLSDEEVEVQKVLSYLTGLVEEKEQQILIAIETMVHYDFLFAKAKYCRSIGGMKVGINVSENIELIHARHPLLGEKAVPLSFKLDKGKQALVITGPNTGGKTVAIKTVGLLTLMVQCGLHIPASQESNICIFERILVDIGDGQSIADNLSTFSSRIVNIIDILKETNNRSLVLLDELGSGTDPGEGMGLATAILETLYEKGATIFATTHYSEIKVFAENHQGFLNGSMEFDLATLSPTYRLTIGRGGESQAFAIALKLGIHPKIIERAHIITYKDEKEYKTEITDSWKLRELEKQIIVNKHGAVKKAPKTEINIPLYQQGDNVRLSPSNQFGIIYKGPDQYGNYLVQVKGEKVSINHKRIDLYIPASELYPEDYDFDIIFQSKENRKKSKLLSKEHQENITIDYIE; encoded by the coding sequence TTGAACCAACATACTTTTCAGGTATTAGAATTTGAGAAAATAAAGAGTTGTATAGCAGACTTTGCGTTAACAAAAGAAGGGAAAGGAAAAATTGAGTGCCTGACACCCTCGACCAATCAAAAACAAATTGAAGCCTGGCTAGATGAAGTGTCTGAAGCAGTTGAAATATTAAAGAAGAGCGCAAGTGTTCCTGTGCATGGTTTAGAAGGTATGGAACTGCTAATCAATAACATGAACAAAGGAGTAGTATTAAGAACCGACCAGTTATTGAAGCTTTATGACTTTTTGGACTGCTGTGGTAAGATGCGCAGGTATATGAAGGATAAGGAGTACTATGCTCCGAGAGTGTCAGCTTACGTAGAGGGGATTGAGGAACTTCCTGAACTCGCCAGTGAGATCATCCGTTGTGTCCGTAATGGAAGAGTGGATGATTACGCAAGTAAAGAGTTATTAAAGGTAAGAAAGCAGATTACCATCCATGAAGAGCGATTAAAGGAGAAAACTTTACAGCTAATTCGGTCAAATAAGTACAAATCCTACTTGCAAGAGAGTGTCGTTAGCCAGAGGAGTGGAAGATATGTTATTCCAATTAAAAAGGAGTTTAGAAATAAACTAAAAGGTACTGTATTAGACACGTCTGCTTCAGGTTCCACGCTTTTTATTGAGCCAGAGGAAATTGCCGTTTACCAGGACCAGTTAACGTGGTTATTGTCAGATGAAGAAGTAGAGGTCCAAAAGGTTCTAAGTTATTTGACAGGGTTGGTAGAAGAAAAGGAGCAGCAAATTCTTATTGCAATTGAGACTATGGTTCATTATGATTTTTTGTTTGCAAAAGCTAAGTATTGTAGGTCTATAGGTGGAATGAAGGTTGGAATTAACGTTTCGGAGAATATTGAATTGATTCATGCTAGACATCCACTATTGGGTGAAAAGGCAGTTCCGTTGTCGTTCAAACTGGATAAGGGAAAGCAAGCATTAGTTATTACCGGTCCAAACACAGGAGGAAAAACAGTCGCAATAAAAACAGTCGGCCTTTTGACGTTAATGGTTCAATGTGGTCTTCATATTCCAGCATCACAAGAGAGCAATATTTGTATTTTCGAACGTATTTTAGTTGATATTGGCGATGGGCAAAGTATTGCAGATAATTTAAGCACGTTTAGTTCAAGAATTGTAAATATCATTGATATTTTAAAGGAAACAAACAATCGATCATTAGTCCTTTTAGATGAACTTGGTTCAGGAACAGATCCGGGAGAAGGGATGGGTCTTGCGACGGCTATCCTAGAAACCTTATATGAAAAAGGGGCGACTATCTTCGCAACCACCCATTATAGTGAAATTAAAGTTTTTGCCGAGAACCATCAAGGTTTTCTGAACGGATCGATGGAATTTGATTTAGCTACCTTAAGTCCGACCTATCGCCTTACTATAGGAAGGGGAGGAGAAAGCCAGGCGTTTGCTATTGCCTTAAAACTTGGCATTCATCCTAAGATTATTGAAAGAGCACATATAATTACCTATAAGGATGAAAAAGAGTATAAAACAGAAATCACAGATTCCTGGAAATTGAGAGAATTAGAAAAGCAAATAATTGTAAATAAACATGGTGCTGTAAAAAAGGCTCCAAAAACGGAGATTAACATTCCACTCTATCAACAAGGGGATAATGTAAGGCTCTCTCCATCTAATCAGTTTGGAATTATTTATAAAGGTCCAGACCAATATGGCAATTACCTTGTTCAGGTTAAAGGTGAAAAAGTGTCGATCAATCATAAAAGAATTGATTTATATATTCCAGCTAGTGAGTTATATCCTGAGGATTATGATTTTGATATTATCTTTCAATCAAAGGAAAACAGAAAGAAAAGTAAATTACTTTCAAAAGAACACCAAGAAAACATAACTATTGATTACATTGAATAA
- a CDS encoding XapX domain-containing protein has protein sequence MKELVLSLIAGMSVGILFRFLKLPLPAPPVFSAVLGVFGVYFGGVVVDWIIQNFTK, from the coding sequence ATGAAAGAGTTAGTCTTGAGTTTGATTGCAGGAATGTCGGTCGGCATATTGTTTCGCTTTTTAAAGCTTCCACTACCAGCTCCTCCCGTATTTTCTGCTGTATTAGGTGTATTTGGTGTTTATTTCGGAGGCGTAGTCGTTGATTGGATTATACAGAATTTTACAAAATAA